A stretch of the uncultured Trichococcus sp. genome encodes the following:
- a CDS encoding MFS transporter: MTLRHYLSFISAAFLIMAMYISGNAIGFFVEPITTELGFTRSAFSLYISLSTLTGVFVLPLIGQFLPKIGAKRLLIGGGLWVSLGFVWLAFATRLWHFYLGGVFLGLFMMPITMFLAILLINNWFTAKKGLMMSLLNASGGLAGAIISMIMPTFLDNFGWRMGYFLIAGLFALLTVPNGLFLLVEHPGTIGMNAYGTELSAQNESNEPTPDLSIPYEDAKKMKPFYILFIGIFLSAFGGGMMQHLPAHFSGMNFTSGQVGTLFSLVMTGMIIANISVGAINDKIDSTITLTVVVVCMVIALFFLATTRSFLALSVVMFILAFGLGGPAVLTPLVVSEVFGVGDYPRIWSILGMAPSIGMSISGPLWGAVYDVTGSYAIGMFTMMGLAIVYGFCYLFALKRGPLKQPINVTGI; encoded by the coding sequence ATGACCTTACGCCACTATTTATCCTTTATTTCTGCGGCCTTTTTGATTATGGCCATGTACATTTCCGGAAATGCGATCGGTTTCTTCGTCGAGCCCATCACCACGGAATTAGGATTCACGCGCAGTGCCTTTTCGCTTTACATCAGCCTGTCGACTCTGACCGGCGTTTTCGTGCTTCCCTTGATTGGGCAATTTCTCCCTAAAATTGGCGCAAAGCGCCTGTTGATTGGAGGAGGCCTCTGGGTCTCGCTTGGATTTGTTTGGTTGGCATTCGCTACCCGTTTATGGCATTTCTATTTGGGAGGCGTTTTCCTCGGGTTGTTCATGATGCCGATCACTATGTTTCTGGCAATTTTACTGATCAACAATTGGTTCACTGCCAAAAAAGGTTTGATGATGAGCTTGTTGAACGCCTCCGGAGGGCTTGCAGGAGCCATCATTTCGATGATTATGCCAACATTTCTGGATAACTTCGGTTGGCGTATGGGCTACTTTTTGATTGCTGGACTTTTCGCTCTTTTGACTGTTCCCAACGGCCTCTTTTTGCTGGTTGAACATCCCGGCACTATCGGCATGAACGCTTACGGAACTGAACTGTCCGCCCAAAACGAAAGCAATGAACCTACACCTGATTTGTCCATCCCTTATGAAGATGCCAAAAAGATGAAACCGTTTTACATCCTGTTCATAGGCATCTTCCTTTCCGCTTTCGGGGGCGGGATGATGCAACATTTGCCGGCACACTTCAGCGGGATGAATTTCACATCCGGACAGGTCGGCACGCTGTTCTCGCTCGTCATGACAGGCATGATCATTGCCAACATTTCGGTCGGGGCCATCAATGACAAAATCGATTCCACCATCACCCTTACGGTTGTTGTCGTCTGCATGGTGATCGCCTTGTTCTTCCTTGCGACCACCCGCTCTTTCTTGGCGTTGTCGGTCGTCATGTTCATCCTTGCGTTCGGACTCGGTGGGCCGGCGGTGTTGACGCCTTTGGTCGTGAGCGAAGTCTTCGGTGTCGGCGATTACCCGCGTATCTGGTCCATCCTCGGTATGGCGCCTTCCATCGGCATGTCCATCTCCGGCCCGCTATGGGGAGCCGTTTATGACGTGACCGGCTCATATGCAATTGGCATGTTTACGATGATGGGACTTGCCATCGTTTACGGCTTCTGTTACCTTTTCGCACTGAAAAGAGGCCCGTTAAAGCAACCTATTAATGTAACCGGCATCTAA
- a CDS encoding ROK family transcriptional regulator — protein sequence MIVNRNTIREQNETIVLTAIINHPNTSRAAISHDSGLNKATVSEIVKKLLKEKLVVELGTGQSSIVGGRKPVLLKVNANGGYAMSLTITQTKISSLVCNLQGRIVAQYDLVRKVEASNIIDSIEEVVLYHRKSLAKTPFRFVGIVVSIDGFVHEDEIVASTNKMLEHLTAKHLESDAIDCPIYLENQNNLAVIAEAVFAHSPGNIISIDLDEGIGSGILFQNRLFRSKHSLAGNLGHTILYPFGKDCDCGKQGCLNQYCSTATLIAEIKDLKKDASLQLADLITLYNVGDEEAKIVVEHLVLHMSIAISNVVSLLDPEKVYLNGELFRSLPECVTAIQTELNKKTGQYVPVSLSTLGENGALLGGIALALQHFFQVSQLQLHFED from the coding sequence ATGATCGTCAACCGCAACACAATCAGGGAACAAAACGAGACCATCGTTTTGACAGCAATCATCAATCATCCCAATACTTCACGAGCGGCCATCTCTCATGATTCCGGACTCAACAAGGCAACCGTATCAGAAATTGTCAAAAAATTGCTCAAGGAAAAACTTGTCGTCGAGCTCGGTACAGGTCAAAGTTCCATCGTTGGCGGGAGAAAACCGGTGTTGTTGAAGGTGAACGCGAATGGCGGATACGCGATGAGTTTGACCATTACACAAACAAAGATTTCTTCTCTTGTCTGCAATCTTCAAGGAAGGATCGTCGCCCAGTACGATTTGGTCAGAAAAGTGGAGGCCAGCAATATCATCGACAGCATCGAGGAAGTCGTGCTTTACCACAGGAAGAGCCTCGCTAAGACGCCTTTTCGCTTCGTAGGCATTGTCGTATCCATCGACGGCTTTGTGCACGAAGATGAGATAGTAGCATCAACGAACAAAATGTTGGAGCATCTGACCGCCAAACATCTGGAGAGCGACGCCATCGACTGTCCGATCTATCTGGAAAACCAGAACAATCTGGCGGTGATCGCCGAAGCGGTATTCGCCCACTCTCCGGGGAACATCATCAGCATCGATCTGGATGAAGGCATCGGTTCCGGAATTTTGTTTCAGAACCGATTATTCCGCAGCAAACACAGTCTGGCGGGCAATCTGGGACACACCATCCTCTACCCGTTCGGAAAAGACTGCGACTGCGGCAAACAAGGATGCCTGAACCAATATTGTTCGACCGCTACTTTGATTGCGGAAATCAAGGACCTCAAGAAGGATGCCTCGCTTCAACTGGCAGATTTGATTACCTTATACAATGTCGGTGATGAAGAAGCCAAAATCGTAGTGGAACATCTCGTGCTGCATATGAGCATCGCAATAAGCAATGTCGTCAGCCTGCTCGATCCGGAAAAAGTCTATCTGAATGGAGAGCTTTTCCGTTCGTTACCGGAATGTGTGACAGCAATCCAAACGGAATTGAACAAAAAAACAGGCCAGTACGTCCCGGTGAGTTTGTCCACACTCGGGGAAAATGGGGCTCTTTTGGGCGGGATCGCCTTGGCACTCCAGCATTTCTTCCAAGTTTCGCAACTACAATTGCATTTTGAAGATTGA
- a CDS encoding sulfite exporter TauE/SafE family protein has protein sequence MLGLNGIEWMMLIIAALIIGFSKTGIQGATIPAVALVAILFGGKASAGIMLPMLMLGDLIAIFQYGKQGKFSDVLKLLPAAVLGIAVGAITGNYLDDEQFKALLGVVVLICLGLLVYREVAKRVLPLPKNPIFHWMVGAVSGFSSMLGNAAGPIFNVYVLSQDLTKNKMIGTTAWFFLVMNIVKLPFHIFMWGTVTWGTLRYMLLMIPFIAFGSVLGIRFVRKINEVWYKRIIMIMTAIAAIRLFI, from the coding sequence ATGTTGGGGTTGAACGGGATTGAATGGATGATGCTGATAATTGCGGCCCTCATCATCGGTTTTTCAAAAACAGGCATACAAGGCGCGACAATTCCGGCGGTGGCGCTCGTCGCGATTCTGTTCGGCGGGAAGGCATCAGCCGGAATCATGTTGCCGATGCTGATGTTGGGGGATCTGATCGCCATCTTCCAATACGGAAAACAAGGTAAATTCAGTGACGTCCTGAAATTGTTGCCTGCAGCCGTATTAGGTATTGCCGTCGGGGCAATCACGGGCAATTATCTGGATGACGAGCAGTTCAAAGCCTTGTTGGGTGTTGTCGTATTGATTTGCTTGGGGCTATTGGTCTACCGCGAGGTGGCCAAAAGAGTTTTGCCGCTTCCGAAAAATCCGATTTTCCACTGGATGGTCGGGGCTGTCAGCGGTTTTTCTTCGATGTTAGGGAATGCCGCAGGGCCAATATTCAACGTTTATGTACTGTCGCAGGACCTGACCAAGAACAAAATGATCGGAACGACTGCGTGGTTCTTCCTGGTGATGAACATCGTGAAATTGCCTTTTCACATCTTCATGTGGGGGACCGTCACTTGGGGAACGCTCCGGTACATGCTACTGATGATACCTTTCATTGCATTCGGCAGTGTGTTGGGCATCAGATTCGTCAGGAAGATTAACGAAGTCTGGTACAAACGTATCATCATGATCATGACCGCAATCGCGGCGATCCGTCTGTTCATCTAA
- a CDS encoding DUF1576 domain-containing protein, whose product MIQKRQPTMCGAEELSERLKYGLLAGFALLMGGVAFLFNSPREIYEGNLTILASPANLLTDYIALTNVGSALFNASLMTLQAIWIVRMADAKINGPIIAGILTIAGFAFFGKNLFNSMPISIGAFAYAKVTKVPMHKSLLAALFGTALAPLVSELSFNLGIGQPYGVLLGLGAGFVSGFLIPPLAHHFVTFTRGFSLYNVGFTCGIIGTVFISLMRNFGFEIETVNILASGYNGPFSLLLYSLFIGMFLIGLWLNGWSFHGLKRIMRHSGQLSTDYLELGGLGATLINMSLLGFLSTTYILLMGGEINGPVFGGIFTVVGFGAFGKNIKNVLPVLIGVTLMGRLNYQDNQSTIVLISALFGTTLAPLAGRYGNIAGIIAGAMHLTLVMNIGYLHGGVNLYNNGFSGGLVASILVPILEAFHLHRDNQRALRGAVDPADEVEIEQAD is encoded by the coding sequence ATGATACAGAAAAGACAGCCTACTATGTGTGGCGCTGAGGAGCTTTCCGAGCGATTAAAATACGGTCTGCTGGCCGGCTTTGCCTTATTGATGGGCGGTGTGGCTTTCCTGTTCAACAGTCCACGGGAAATTTATGAAGGTAACCTCACCATCTTGGCCTCTCCAGCTAACCTGTTGACGGATTACATAGCCTTGACGAACGTCGGATCGGCATTGTTCAACGCTTCGCTGATGACACTGCAGGCCATCTGGATCGTCCGGATGGCGGATGCTAAGATAAATGGCCCGATCATAGCCGGCATTTTAACGATTGCGGGCTTCGCCTTCTTTGGCAAGAATTTATTCAATTCCATGCCGATCAGCATCGGAGCCTTCGCGTATGCAAAAGTCACAAAAGTTCCGATGCATAAATCATTGCTGGCCGCCCTTTTCGGGACTGCTTTGGCGCCACTGGTCAGCGAACTCTCCTTCAATCTCGGGATCGGCCAACCCTACGGTGTGTTATTGGGGCTCGGCGCCGGGTTTGTTTCCGGCTTCCTGATTCCCCCACTGGCGCATCATTTCGTTACCTTCACAAGAGGTTTCAGCCTCTATAACGTAGGCTTCACCTGCGGCATCATTGGAACGGTCTTCATCTCCCTGATGCGCAACTTCGGCTTCGAGATCGAAACGGTGAACATCCTTGCCAGCGGCTACAACGGGCCCTTTTCATTGTTGCTCTATTCACTGTTCATCGGTATGTTCCTGATCGGTTTGTGGCTCAACGGATGGAGCTTCCATGGGTTGAAGCGTATCATGCGACATTCGGGCCAGCTGTCCACCGATTACCTGGAACTGGGAGGTTTGGGTGCGACGCTCATCAACATGTCTTTGCTCGGTTTCTTGTCTACGACTTACATTCTGCTGATGGGCGGAGAAATCAACGGTCCGGTTTTTGGCGGAATCTTCACAGTCGTTGGCTTCGGAGCCTTCGGGAAAAATATCAAAAATGTGTTGCCGGTCCTGATCGGGGTCACTTTGATGGGACGGCTCAATTATCAGGATAATCAATCAACCATTGTCCTGATTTCGGCACTGTTCGGTACTACCTTGGCGCCATTGGCCGGTCGTTACGGGAACATAGCGGGCATCATTGCCGGAGCTATGCATCTGACATTGGTCATGAATATCGGCTATCTCCATGGCGGCGTCAACCTCTACAACAACGGCTTTTCGGGCGGACTTGTCGCTTCGATACTGGTTCCCATTCTGGAAGCCTTCCATCTTCATCGGGATAACCAACGGGCGTTGCGTGGGGCGGTCGATCCGGCTGATGAAGTCGAGATCGAGCAGGCCGATTAA
- a CDS encoding Gfo/Idh/MocA family oxidoreductase, whose product MLTIGYIGNGKSTNRYHLPFSLSRSNIKVKTIYSRNPEKSDWEKIEGIHYTGNIADVLEDDDIQLVVVCTHTNSHYDFAKQALDHGKNVLVEKPFMATSEEAAAIFAYAKEKGLLVQCYQNRRYDSDFLTTQKVIESGKLGDLLEVEIAIDYYRPEIPLSIDSFTKDTSYLYGIGSHTIDQVLSYFGEPEKIHYDVRQLLGPGRMNDYFDLDFHYQNLKVSIKSSFFRLKERPSFVAYGKKGMFVKQTRDRQEEHLKLFHMPNNADFGVDLPEHYGVLTYMDDEGVYHEEKVVSEKGDYARVYDDLYNAIVNGAEKVTKDEETLLQMEIMETGIAGMV is encoded by the coding sequence ATGCTGACAATCGGGTACATCGGAAACGGTAAGAGCACGAACCGCTATCATCTACCGTTTTCTTTATCAAGGAGCAACATCAAAGTCAAAACGATCTATAGCCGGAATCCGGAGAAGAGCGATTGGGAAAAAATCGAGGGCATCCACTATACGGGGAATATCGCGGATGTGCTGGAGGATGATGATATCCAGTTGGTGGTCGTCTGCACGCATACGAATTCCCACTACGATTTCGCTAAACAAGCTTTGGATCACGGTAAAAATGTGCTGGTCGAAAAACCGTTCATGGCAACTTCCGAAGAAGCGGCGGCTATTTTTGCCTACGCGAAGGAAAAGGGCTTGCTGGTCCAGTGTTATCAGAACAGACGCTATGATTCGGACTTCCTGACGACACAGAAAGTCATCGAAAGTGGCAAATTGGGCGATCTATTGGAAGTAGAGATAGCCATCGATTACTATCGTCCGGAAATCCCCTTGTCGATCGACAGTTTTACCAAGGATACCAGCTACCTGTACGGAATCGGCAGCCATACCATCGATCAGGTCCTTTCCTATTTCGGCGAGCCTGAAAAAATCCATTATGATGTACGGCAATTGTTGGGGCCGGGCCGGATGAACGACTACTTCGATTTGGATTTCCATTATCAGAATCTGAAAGTTTCCATCAAATCCAGCTTCTTCCGGTTGAAAGAGCGTCCAAGTTTTGTCGCTTACGGCAAAAAGGGCATGTTCGTGAAACAGACCCGGGACCGCCAAGAAGAGCATCTGAAGCTGTTCCACATGCCGAACAATGCTGATTTCGGTGTTGATTTGCCTGAACATTACGGGGTTCTGACGTATATGGATGATGAGGGCGTCTACCATGAAGAGAAAGTGGTCTCCGAAAAAGGCGATTACGCCAGAGTCTATGATGACCTGTACAACGCAATCGTAAACGGTGCGGAAAAAGTCACCAAGGACGAGGAGACCTTGCTGCAGATGGAAATCATGGAAACAGGGATAGCGGGTATGGTCTGA
- a CDS encoding aldo/keto reductase, whose translation MTTKDIFTFYNGVTIPSIGFGTWQIPNEEAYAAVTMALKNGYTHIDTAHAYHNEENVGKAIRDFGIAREEVFVTSKLPAQIKDFDGALQHFEETMNNLGLDYLDLYLIHAPWPWNEIGKDCTEGNIQVWKAMEQLYDEGRIRTIGVSNFSIKDLQAILDNCDIVPMANQIPFYIGRDQKGLLTFCKTHKIVVEAYSPLATGAILDSPEIKQMAEKYNVTPAQLSIRYCLEKDTLPLPKSTHEARIIENAQLDFVISPEDMAILDAMKDVRAN comes from the coding sequence ATGACAACTAAAGACATATTCACTTTTTACAACGGTGTGACGATTCCTTCTATCGGTTTCGGGACTTGGCAAATCCCTAACGAAGAAGCCTATGCAGCGGTGACGATGGCTTTGAAGAATGGCTATACGCACATCGATACGGCGCATGCCTATCACAATGAAGAAAATGTCGGAAAAGCGATCCGCGATTTCGGCATTGCCCGCGAAGAAGTGTTCGTGACCAGCAAGTTGCCGGCGCAAATCAAGGATTTCGACGGTGCACTGCAGCACTTCGAGGAAACCATGAACAATCTTGGCTTGGATTATCTGGACCTTTACTTGATCCATGCGCCATGGCCATGGAACGAGATCGGAAAGGACTGTACCGAGGGCAATATCCAAGTCTGGAAAGCCATGGAACAGCTCTATGACGAAGGCCGTATCCGCACAATCGGGGTTTCGAACTTCTCCATCAAAGACTTGCAAGCGATCCTGGATAACTGCGACATCGTCCCGATGGCGAACCAGATTCCTTTCTACATCGGCCGCGACCAAAAAGGACTGCTGACTTTCTGCAAAACGCACAAAATCGTTGTCGAAGCCTATTCACCTTTAGCGACCGGAGCCATTCTGGATAGCCCGGAAATCAAACAGATGGCTGAAAAATATAATGTAACACCGGCGCAATTATCCATCCGTTACTGCCTGGAGAAGGATACCTTGCCTTTGCCGAAGTCCACGCACGAGGCACGCATCATCGAGAACGCGCAGCTGGATTTCGTCATTTCACCAGAAGATATGGCCATTCTGGATGCGATGAAAGATGTCCGCGCAAACTAA
- a CDS encoding M20 family metallopeptidase translates to MSFDRNQYLRELETIVNIDSGSRNPAGTQKVAAFLEEKYRQQGFLTELVPVGPEVGPVLVATNVPDEPIDLLFIGHTDTVFLDGEASRRPFKIERERLYGPGVYDMKGCSLLTAYLLDNLPEELKQSLNICVIHNPDEEISSFYSREVIIKKAKTAKFAFVMEPSAADGSMIKERKGIEKLKIHFKGRPSHAGDAPQEGRSAINELAHWIVRLNTLIDYAAGVSVNAGTIQGGSVPNVVPEHAQMELDYRYSNPADVTAFFDMLEELQAHATGMEIGIDIEVIGKRPPMVDVPGAKALRSVFEDVGKQMGTVISFKKSGGVSDANFTTSVGVPTVCSIGLIGGGFHTDHEYVELDSIVQRLDLLTEVIAEMSRRKMFCENADRLSIS, encoded by the coding sequence ATGAGCTTTGATAGGAATCAGTATTTACGTGAATTGGAGACGATCGTCAATATCGACAGTGGCAGCAGAAATCCTGCGGGTACACAGAAAGTGGCGGCGTTTCTGGAAGAGAAATATAGGCAGCAAGGTTTTCTGACCGAGTTGGTTCCGGTCGGTCCGGAAGTGGGGCCGGTACTCGTGGCGACGAACGTTCCGGACGAACCCATCGATCTGCTTTTCATCGGCCACACCGATACTGTCTTCCTGGATGGCGAAGCGAGCAGACGGCCTTTCAAGATAGAGAGAGAGCGACTTTATGGCCCGGGTGTCTATGACATGAAAGGCTGCAGCCTGTTGACGGCTTATTTGCTGGACAACTTGCCAGAAGAACTGAAGCAGAGCCTCAATATCTGTGTGATCCACAATCCGGATGAGGAAATCAGCTCCTTTTATTCCCGCGAAGTGATCATCAAAAAAGCGAAAACGGCCAAGTTCGCCTTCGTCATGGAGCCGAGTGCAGCGGATGGTTCGATGATCAAGGAGAGGAAAGGCATCGAAAAACTGAAGATTCATTTCAAGGGCCGGCCCTCCCACGCCGGCGACGCTCCCCAGGAAGGGCGGAGTGCCATCAACGAATTGGCTCATTGGATCGTTCGCTTGAATACTTTGATCGATTACGCTGCCGGTGTGTCTGTCAACGCGGGCACCATCCAGGGCGGCAGCGTACCGAATGTCGTCCCCGAGCATGCCCAGATGGAATTGGACTATCGTTACTCAAATCCTGCTGACGTCACGGCTTTCTTTGATATGCTGGAGGAACTGCAGGCCCATGCCACCGGAATGGAGATCGGCATCGACATCGAAGTCATCGGTAAGCGACCGCCTATGGTCGACGTTCCCGGAGCGAAAGCGTTACGGAGCGTTTTCGAGGATGTCGGCAAGCAAATGGGTACGGTCATTTCGTTCAAGAAATCGGGAGGCGTATCCGACGCCAACTTCACGACCAGCGTTGGGGTTCCGACGGTCTGCAGCATCGGTTTGATCGGTGGCGGGTTCCATACTGATCATGAATACGTAGAACTGGATTCCATTGTGCAACGCTTGGATCTTTTGACGGAGGTCATCGCAGAAATGAGCCGGCGGAAGATGTTCTGCGAAAACGCAGATCGGCTTTCCATATCTTGA
- a CDS encoding helix-turn-helix domain-containing protein, with protein sequence MLTVAEAVKILSKKNITHSEEMVRRWIRKGKIKDAVKFSNKEGWLIPEDSLEEVIAAKTYMNSGIKSTKEYRKGYQDALAYIKERDYELIKQSPPVYEKEFTIYREDALDLAENMLPEEQLVNPFKKFVDDTLFKCSNAEPLSSIVVKVLNNWVLVEDTNDIYNIAKLPNLNVTLEDHLTRALLRDQFNTFKRTSLAI encoded by the coding sequence GTGCTTACCGTAGCCGAAGCAGTCAAAATACTCAGCAAAAAAAACATCACCCATTCAGAAGAGATGGTCCGCAGATGGATCCGCAAAGGAAAAATCAAGGATGCAGTGAAATTCAGCAATAAAGAGGGTTGGTTGATCCCTGAAGATTCATTGGAAGAAGTCATTGCAGCCAAAACCTATATGAACAGCGGCATCAAATCGACTAAGGAATACCGCAAAGGATACCAGGATGCCTTGGCCTACATCAAGGAACGGGATTACGAGCTCATCAAACAATCCCCACCCGTTTATGAGAAAGAATTCACGATTTATCGGGAAGATGCCTTGGACTTGGCGGAGAACATGCTGCCGGAAGAACAGTTGGTCAATCCTTTCAAAAAATTTGTGGACGATACACTGTTCAAGTGCAGCAACGCAGAACCGCTGTCCTCCATCGTCGTGAAGGTATTGAACAATTGGGTGCTCGTGGAAGATACAAACGACATCTACAATATCGCAAAACTGCCGAATCTGAACGTGACGCTCGAAGACCACCTGACGCGCGCCCTCTTGCGCGATCAGTTCAACACATTCAAGAGAACAAGCTTGGCGATCTGA
- a CDS encoding phosphoenolpyruvate carboxykinase (ATP) produces MATIEMYQKSALKKSNPLLTKLRTTVETTFYGSNMHEVTTLAEAYELAKASPGVIVTDLPIKETEKLGLPEDAKVLVENGGKIVGRTAKARRIVGEDKVEDEQLMELIREVIYQNRTKKYHQTTGYVGLDEAFIIKAHIAFPEGNENNLYSWLLNFQWANDRYNELYAHSKKYAEGDIYIYTDPDWRHPDYPLGLAYFEPDHNVACILGMQYFGEFKKGTLSLAWGTAHRNGYASCHGGLKKFVLEEKKRVFAFFGLSGSGKSTLTHSKHNGKYKVKVLHDDAFIIDLLDGSSIALEPAYFDKTQDYPADHPEQEYFLTAQNVGVTKDVDGNRVLVTEDIRNGNGRTVKSRYVTPDRVDKFHSAIEGVYWIMKDDSLPPLVKIEDPILAATFGATLATKRSTAETARKGEDRDRLVIEPYANPFRVYPLIEDYEDFKALLSKEAVDCYIINTGAFLNKDITKDITLGVIESIVEETAAFKPFGEGTGLAYLDVPGYEPPLQDEKYKMLVKERMIMRIEYLQVFNQENPTFPLPAEAIHAFDQIVQSL; encoded by the coding sequence ATGGCAACTATTGAAATGTACCAAAAATCTGCTTTGAAGAAATCCAATCCATTGTTAACCAAATTACGCACGACGGTCGAAACTACTTTCTACGGCAGCAATATGCATGAAGTGACGACACTTGCCGAAGCCTATGAGTTGGCTAAAGCATCCCCGGGGGTCATCGTAACCGACCTTCCCATCAAAGAGACGGAAAAATTGGGCCTGCCTGAAGATGCCAAAGTGTTGGTCGAAAACGGCGGAAAAATAGTCGGGCGGACAGCAAAAGCAAGAAGGATCGTAGGCGAGGACAAAGTAGAAGACGAGCAATTGATGGAGCTGATCCGTGAAGTCATCTACCAAAACCGCACGAAGAAATACCACCAGACAACCGGCTATGTCGGCTTGGATGAAGCGTTCATCATCAAGGCGCACATTGCATTTCCGGAGGGAAACGAAAACAATCTTTATTCGTGGTTGTTGAACTTCCAGTGGGCCAATGACAGGTACAACGAATTGTACGCGCATTCAAAAAAATACGCTGAAGGGGACATCTACATCTATACGGATCCCGATTGGCGCCATCCCGATTATCCATTGGGGCTTGCGTATTTTGAACCCGATCATAACGTCGCTTGTATTTTGGGCATGCAGTATTTTGGTGAATTCAAAAAAGGCACGCTTTCCTTGGCATGGGGTACCGCGCATCGCAATGGGTATGCTTCCTGCCACGGTGGCCTGAAGAAATTTGTTTTGGAGGAGAAGAAACGCGTATTTGCGTTCTTTGGCCTGTCCGGTTCAGGCAAGTCGACGCTGACGCATTCGAAGCACAACGGAAAGTACAAAGTGAAGGTGTTGCATGATGATGCCTTCATCATCGATCTGCTTGACGGCTCGTCGATTGCTTTGGAACCGGCTTATTTCGATAAAACACAGGACTATCCGGCCGACCATCCGGAGCAGGAATATTTCCTGACGGCACAGAATGTGGGCGTGACGAAGGACGTGGACGGAAACCGGGTTTTGGTGACGGAAGATATCCGCAACGGCAACGGCCGTACTGTCAAGTCGCGTTATGTTACGCCGGACAGAGTGGATAAGTTCCATTCGGCGATCGAGGGCGTCTACTGGATCATGAAGGATGATTCCTTGCCACCGCTCGTCAAAATCGAGGATCCGATCCTTGCGGCCACTTTCGGAGCAACGTTGGCAACGAAACGGTCGACTGCAGAAACCGCAAGAAAGGGCGAAGACAGAGACCGATTGGTTATCGAACCCTATGCCAATCCATTCCGCGTCTATCCGTTGATCGAAGATTACGAAGATTTTAAAGCTTTGCTGAGCAAAGAAGCGGTGGACTGCTACATCATCAACACCGGTGCTTTCCTGAACAAGGACATCACCAAAGACATCACGCTTGGTGTGATCGAAAGCATCGTCGAAGAGACTGCCGCATTCAAACCTTTCGGGGAAGGGACCGGCTTGGCGTACTTGGACGTGCCTGGATATGAACCACCACTGCAGGACGAGAAGTACAAAATGTTGGTCAAGGAACGGATGATCATGCGGATTGAGTACCTGCAGGTGTTCAATCAAGAAAACCCGACCTTCCCGCTTCCCGCTGAGGCCATCCATGCATTTGACCAGATTGTCCAATCGCTGTAG